A window of Haloarchaeobius litoreus contains these coding sequences:
- a CDS encoding tRNA (guanine(26)-N(2))-dimethyltransferase, whose protein sequence is MDVTEGNVTVSVPEQDGEGTHESVFFNPVQEFNRDLTVAVLRAYREHEERADTYLDAMTASGVRGARAAAEGWDVTCCDIDEEAVELARENLARNDLDGAVVHRNVNALMHDDYFDVVDLDPFGTPMPFADAAFANTRDLLCITATDTAPLCGAHFDSGVRSYAAVPRNTDYHAEMGVRILLGALARAGARWDTGITPLFTHATSHYVRTYLDLSGRATDANASMDELGFLHHCEDCLRRDPEQGLIPHPPETCPRCDGNRVLTAGPLWLGPYRDPGFVADVRARITDDMGTADRARDLCDTLESELDEPSHYDQHRLCKLWGRGASGMDDFLAALREAGFAASRAHYGGTTFKSDAAIPEMREATKEI, encoded by the coding sequence ATGGACGTCACGGAGGGCAACGTCACGGTCTCGGTGCCCGAGCAGGACGGCGAGGGCACCCACGAGTCGGTCTTCTTCAACCCGGTCCAGGAGTTCAACCGCGACCTGACCGTCGCGGTCCTCCGGGCGTACCGCGAGCACGAGGAGCGTGCCGACACCTACCTCGACGCGATGACGGCCTCCGGAGTCAGGGGCGCCCGGGCTGCCGCCGAGGGCTGGGACGTGACCTGCTGTGACATCGACGAGGAGGCGGTCGAACTCGCCAGAGAGAACCTCGCCCGGAACGACCTCGACGGCGCGGTCGTCCACCGGAACGTCAACGCCCTCATGCACGACGACTACTTCGACGTGGTGGACCTCGACCCGTTCGGCACGCCGATGCCCTTCGCCGACGCCGCCTTCGCCAACACCCGGGACCTGCTCTGTATCACCGCCACCGACACCGCCCCGCTCTGTGGCGCGCACTTCGACTCCGGCGTGCGCTCGTACGCCGCCGTCCCGCGCAACACCGACTACCACGCCGAGATGGGCGTCCGCATCCTGCTCGGTGCGCTGGCCCGGGCCGGCGCGCGCTGGGACACCGGCATCACGCCGCTTTTCACCCACGCGACGAGCCACTACGTCCGGACCTACCTCGACCTCTCCGGACGGGCGACCGACGCCAACGCCAGCATGGACGAACTCGGCTTCCTCCACCACTGCGAGGACTGCCTCCGGCGCGACCCCGAGCAGGGCCTTATTCCGCACCCGCCCGAGACGTGCCCCCGCTGCGACGGCAACCGGGTACTCACCGCCGGGCCGCTCTGGCTCGGCCCCTACCGCGACCCCGGCTTCGTCGCCGACGTCCGAGCGCGCATCACGGACGACATGGGCACCGCCGACCGCGCACGCGACCTCTGTGACACCCTCGAATCCGAGCTCGACGAGCCCAGCCACTACGACCAGCACCGACTCTGCAAGCTCTGGGGCCGCGGGGCCAGCGGCATGGACGACTTTCTGGCGGCGCTTCGCGAGGCCGGGTTCGCCGCCTCCCGGGCGCACTACGGCGGCACGACGTTCAAGAGCGACGCGGCGATCCCCGAGATGCGCGAGGCGACGAAGGAGATCTGA
- a CDS encoding YihY/virulence factor BrkB family protein: MSLPPAVKRVASLVVAVVAIARDEQLTFLAAAIAYYAFVSLFPLALLVVAVATAVGGEELANDVVAMLGETLTPASQQVLRDALVGGQGRSGATIVGLVVLVWSALKVFRAIDRSFSAVYGRGLEEPLGEQLVEAGIGLAAVGLAGVVAAVVTVAVSLLDLPYGSVVGALVTIVALGLVFFPLYYIFPHAEVTIREALPGSVFAALSWTVLSIVFSVYATDYATAYAVYGFVGGILLLVTWLYLGALVLLVGASLNAVLAGRPIATEELDATLDRHLQSAGLRQDEATRNSDDA, encoded by the coding sequence GTGTCACTACCGCCAGCGGTCAAGCGTGTCGCGTCGCTCGTCGTGGCGGTCGTCGCCATCGCACGGGACGAGCAGTTGACGTTCCTCGCGGCGGCCATCGCCTACTACGCGTTCGTCTCGCTGTTCCCGCTCGCACTGCTCGTCGTCGCGGTGGCGACGGCGGTGGGCGGCGAGGAGCTCGCGAACGACGTGGTCGCGATGCTCGGCGAGACGCTCACGCCGGCGAGCCAGCAGGTGCTACGGGATGCACTGGTCGGCGGCCAGGGCCGCAGCGGCGCGACCATCGTCGGCCTCGTGGTGCTCGTCTGGTCCGCGCTGAAGGTGTTCCGCGCCATCGACCGGTCGTTCTCGGCGGTGTACGGCCGCGGGCTGGAGGAGCCACTCGGCGAGCAGCTCGTCGAGGCGGGCATCGGCCTCGCGGCCGTCGGCCTCGCCGGCGTGGTTGCGGCGGTGGTCACGGTCGCGGTCAGCCTGCTCGACCTGCCGTACGGGAGCGTCGTCGGCGCGCTCGTCACCATCGTCGCGCTCGGACTGGTGTTCTTCCCGCTGTACTACATCTTCCCGCACGCCGAGGTGACCATCCGCGAGGCGCTGCCCGGCTCGGTGTTCGCGGCGCTGAGCTGGACCGTCCTCAGCATCGTCTTCTCCGTCTACGCGACCGACTACGCCACGGCGTACGCGGTGTACGGCTTCGTCGGCGGTATCCTGCTGCTGGTGACGTGGCTCTACCTCGGCGCGCTCGTCCTGCTCGTCGGGGCGTCCCTGAACGCCGTGCTCGCCGGCCGGCCCATCGCGACCGAGGAGCTGGACGCGACGCTCGACCGGCACCTTCAAAGCGCGGGCCTGCGACAGGACGAAGCGACAAGGAACAGCGACGATGCCTGA
- a CDS encoding ribonuclease BN, protein MPEDETDDPTEQGTDATDDDAPASEEDAGGEPPADDGPDDGDTSGDAGGAGGDGPGDGGPDGDGGTGSDGSGDDEDDRTDREREIDRLYERLADLEDEVAGSRASKDSVADLREELAEFEDDVQSRTVDRDEMRGELKRYVRRKLRRGHARGWGPYVVLLYGTVMTLGLLYTPRLQGDGWVVLAMIIIWLSTLGLYVLFVLFGLTFSVLGIPGRLRDRVQEWRSS, encoded by the coding sequence ATGCCTGAGGACGAGACGGACGACCCCACCGAGCAGGGCACCGACGCGACCGACGACGACGCACCAGCGAGCGAGGAGGACGCGGGCGGGGAACCGCCCGCGGACGACGGACCGGACGATGGCGATACCTCCGGCGACGCTGGCGGCGCAGGTGGCGACGGGCCCGGCGACGGGGGTCCAGACGGCGACGGCGGAACCGGCAGCGACGGCTCCGGCGACGACGAAGACGACCGGACCGACCGTGAACGCGAGATCGACCGGCTGTACGAGCGGCTGGCCGACCTCGAAGACGAGGTGGCGGGCAGCCGCGCCAGCAAGGACTCCGTCGCCGACCTCCGCGAGGAGCTCGCCGAGTTCGAGGACGACGTCCAGTCCCGCACCGTCGACCGCGACGAGATGCGGGGCGAGCTCAAGCGCTACGTGCGCCGGAAGCTCCGCCGCGGTCACGCCCGCGGCTGGGGCCCGTACGTCGTCCTGCTCTACGGCACCGTGATGACGCTCGGGCTGCTCTACACGCCGCGGCTCCAGGGCGACGGCTGGGTCGTCCTCGCGATGATCATCATCTGGCTGTCGACGCTCGGGCTCTACGTGCTGTTCGTGCTGTTCGGGCTGACGTTCTCCGTCCTCGGGATTCCGGGGCGGCTCCGGGACCGCGTGCAGGAGTGGCGGTCGAGCTAG
- the glnA gene encoding type I glutamate--ammonia ligase — translation MTSGNFSAEEEAVLEQIEEQNVDFLRLQFTDILGTVKNVSVPASQAEKAFEEGIYFDGSSIDGFVRIQESDMRLEPDPSTFAVLPWRKTEESAAARLICDVMDTSSGEPFSGDPRGVLKRAIERAEELGYDINAAPEPEFFLFEEDEDGHATTKTNDAGGYFDLAPKDLASDVRRDIIYGLESMGFDIEASHHEVAEGQHEINFTYDDALSTADNVATFRSVVRAIAAEHELHATFMPKPIPRINGSGMHTHISLFQNGENAFHDDDDEFNLSETAKQFTAGILEHAPAITAVTNPTVNSYKRLVPGYEAPVYVAWSDRNRSALIRKPAARVPAASRIEARFPDPSCNPYLAFAALIHAGLDGIEKGLDCPAPVRENIYEFDEAKREEYGIETLPSNLGEAVDALEEDEVVANALGEHVYEKFVEAKRSEFKDYLVDVSQWELDRYLEKF, via the coding sequence ATGACAAGCGGAAACTTCAGCGCGGAGGAGGAGGCGGTGCTCGAACAGATCGAGGAACAGAACGTGGACTTCCTGCGGCTCCAGTTCACGGACATCCTCGGCACCGTCAAGAACGTCTCCGTCCCGGCGAGCCAGGCCGAGAAGGCGTTCGAGGAGGGGATCTACTTCGACGGGTCGTCCATCGACGGCTTCGTCCGCATCCAGGAGTCGGACATGCGCCTCGAACCCGACCCGAGCACCTTCGCCGTGCTCCCGTGGCGGAAGACCGAGGAGAGCGCCGCGGCACGGCTCATCTGTGACGTGATGGACACCTCCAGCGGCGAGCCGTTCTCGGGCGACCCGCGTGGCGTCCTCAAACGCGCCATCGAGCGCGCCGAGGAGCTCGGGTACGACATCAACGCCGCCCCGGAGCCGGAGTTCTTCCTGTTCGAGGAGGACGAGGACGGCCACGCGACGACGAAGACCAACGACGCCGGCGGCTACTTCGACCTCGCGCCGAAGGACCTCGCCAGCGACGTGCGCCGTGACATCATCTACGGCCTGGAGTCGATGGGCTTCGACATCGAGGCGTCCCACCACGAGGTCGCCGAGGGCCAGCACGAGATCAACTTCACCTACGACGACGCGCTGTCGACGGCCGACAACGTCGCGACGTTCCGGTCGGTCGTCCGCGCCATCGCGGCCGAGCACGAGCTGCACGCGACGTTCATGCCCAAGCCCATCCCGCGCATCAACGGCTCCGGCATGCACACCCACATCTCGCTGTTCCAGAACGGCGAGAACGCGTTCCACGACGACGACGACGAGTTCAACCTGAGCGAGACGGCCAAGCAGTTCACCGCCGGTATCCTCGAACACGCGCCCGCCATCACCGCCGTCACGAACCCGACGGTGAACTCCTACAAGCGCCTCGTCCCCGGCTACGAGGCCCCGGTCTACGTCGCGTGGTCCGACCGCAACCGCTCCGCGCTCATCCGCAAGCCCGCCGCCCGCGTCCCGGCGGCGAGCCGCATCGAGGCCCGCTTCCCGGACCCGTCGTGTAACCCGTACCTCGCGTTCGCCGCGCTCATCCACGCCGGCCTCGACGGCATCGAGAAGGGCCTCGACTGCCCCGCTCCCGTCCGCGAGAACATCTACGAGTTCGACGAGGCAAAGCGCGAGGAGTACGGCATCGAGACGCTCCCGTCGAACCTCGGCGAGGCCGTCGACGCGCTGGAGGAGGACGAGGTCGTCGCGAACGCACTCGGCGAGCACGTCTACGAGAAGTTCGTCGAGGCCAAGCGCTCCGAGTTCAAGGACTACCTCGTCGACGTCTCCCAGTGGGAGCTCGACCGGTACCTCGAGAAGTTCTAG
- the lrp gene encoding HTH-type transcriptional regulator Lrp yields the protein MTYENLDAKLVNALLDNGDASLRSLAEQLDVSVTTVSNHVSALEEEGVIRGYTPKVDYDLLGYDVTAVLQLKVEGNALPDITERLRSEKQMVSVYEVTGDYDVIAIGKFTDTDGMNDQIKRLLTDPDIKESNTSVVLNSVCENEQFALELSD from the coding sequence ATGACGTACGAAAATCTCGACGCGAAGTTGGTGAATGCACTTCTGGACAACGGTGACGCGAGCCTGCGGAGTCTCGCCGAGCAGCTCGACGTCTCCGTGACGACCGTCTCGAACCACGTCTCCGCCCTCGAAGAGGAGGGCGTCATCCGGGGCTACACACCGAAGGTCGACTACGACCTGCTCGGCTACGACGTGACCGCCGTCCTCCAGCTCAAGGTCGAGGGGAACGCGCTGCCCGACATCACCGAGCGGCTCCGCTCGGAGAAGCAGATGGTCTCGGTCTACGAGGTCACCGGCGACTACGACGTCATCGCCATCGGGAAGTTCACCGACACCGACGGGATGAACGACCAGATCAAGCGGCTGCTCACCGACCCCGACATCAAGGAGTCGAACACCAGCGTCGTGCTGAACTCGGTCTGCGAGAACGAGCAGTTCGCGCTCGAACTGAGCGACTGA
- the thsB gene encoding thermosome subunit beta: MSQRMQQGQPMIVMSEESQRVKDRDAQDYNIQAARAVADAVRSTLGPKGMDKMLVDSMGDVTITNDGVTILKEMDIDNPTAEMIVEVAETQEDEAGDGTTTAVAIAGELLKNAEDLLDQDIHPTAIIKGFHLASQQAREEIDDISEDVDADDEDLLRKVAETSMTGKGAELDKEHLANIIVEAIRSVTVEGQVDMEYLNIETQTGQSASNSELLKGAVIDKDPVHDNMPKSAKEANILLLNEAVEIEETDVDTEVNVTDPSQLQQFLDQEEKQLKQKVQQIIDSGADVVFCQKGIDDLAQHYLAKEGILAVRRVKKADVRFLREILGANIVSDLDDFGPEDLGFGNVERDEEDELFYVKGAENAHGVTLLLRGSTDHVVDELERGVTDALDVVAQTVSDGRVVAGGGAIEVEVADRLRNFADGVEGREQLAVEAFADSLELVPRVLAENAGLDSIDTLVDLRAAHESGEKRAGLNVFSGDVEDTFEAGIVEPAHSKEQALTSATEAANLVLKIDDIIAAGDLSTDKGDDEGGAPGGMGGMGGMGGMGGAM; this comes from the coding sequence ATGAGCCAGCGAATGCAGCAGGGACAGCCGATGATCGTGATGTCCGAAGAATCCCAGCGCGTCAAGGACCGCGACGCGCAGGACTACAACATCCAGGCCGCTCGCGCGGTCGCCGATGCCGTACGCTCCACACTCGGCCCGAAAGGGATGGACAAGATGCTCGTCGACTCGATGGGCGACGTGACCATCACGAACGACGGTGTGACCATCCTGAAGGAGATGGACATCGACAACCCGACGGCAGAGATGATCGTCGAGGTCGCCGAGACCCAGGAGGACGAGGCCGGCGACGGCACCACGACGGCCGTCGCGATCGCGGGTGAGCTCCTGAAGAACGCCGAGGACCTCCTCGACCAGGACATCCACCCGACCGCCATCATCAAGGGCTTCCACCTCGCCAGCCAGCAGGCCCGCGAGGAGATCGACGACATCTCCGAGGACGTCGACGCCGACGACGAGGACCTCCTCCGGAAGGTCGCCGAGACCTCGATGACCGGCAAGGGTGCCGAACTCGACAAGGAGCACCTCGCCAACATCATCGTCGAGGCCATCCGCTCGGTCACCGTGGAGGGTCAGGTCGACATGGAGTACCTCAACATCGAGACCCAGACGGGTCAGTCCGCCTCCAACTCCGAGCTCCTGAAGGGCGCGGTCATCGACAAGGACCCCGTCCACGACAACATGCCGAAGTCCGCCAAGGAGGCGAACATCCTCCTGCTCAACGAGGCCGTCGAGATCGAGGAGACCGACGTCGACACCGAGGTCAACGTCACGGACCCGAGCCAGCTCCAGCAGTTCCTCGACCAGGAGGAGAAGCAGCTCAAGCAGAAGGTCCAGCAGATCATCGACTCCGGCGCGGACGTCGTCTTCTGCCAGAAGGGCATCGACGACCTCGCCCAGCACTACCTCGCGAAGGAGGGCATCCTCGCCGTCCGTCGCGTGAAGAAGGCCGACGTGCGCTTCCTGCGTGAGATCCTCGGCGCGAACATCGTCTCCGACCTCGACGACTTCGGTCCCGAGGACCTCGGCTTCGGCAACGTCGAGCGCGACGAGGAGGACGAGCTGTTCTACGTGAAGGGCGCGGAGAACGCCCACGGCGTGACGCTCCTCCTGCGCGGCTCCACCGACCACGTCGTCGACGAGCTGGAGCGCGGCGTCACCGACGCGCTCGACGTCGTCGCCCAGACCGTCTCCGACGGCCGCGTCGTCGCCGGCGGCGGTGCCATCGAGGTCGAGGTCGCGGACCGGCTCCGCAACTTCGCCGACGGCGTCGAGGGCCGCGAGCAGCTGGCCGTCGAGGCCTTCGCCGACTCGCTGGAGCTCGTCCCCCGCGTCCTCGCCGAGAACGCCGGGCTGGACTCCATCGACACGCTCGTCGACCTGCGCGCCGCCCACGAGAGCGGCGAGAAGCGCGCCGGGCTGAACGTCTTCAGCGGCGACGTCGAGGACACGTTCGAGGCCGGCATCGTCGAGCCCGCTCACTCCAAGGAGCAGGCGCTGACCTCCGCCACCGAGGCCGCGAACCTCGTCCTCAAGATCGACGACATCATCGCCGCCGGTGACCTGAGCACCGACAAGGGCGACGACGAGGGCGGCGCACCCGGCGGCATGGGTGGCATGGGCGGTATGGGCGGCATGGGCGGTGCGATGTGA
- a CDS encoding SOS response-associated peptidase produces the protein MCGRYSLFVDSDELASAFDVRVPERFEPRYNAAPGQDLPVIRSDGDDELTYANWGLVPSWADDPADASKPINARCETVREKPTFRGAFESNPGGDGGDDEATAGRCLVPADGFYEWVETGSGGSKQPYRVTMQDDEPFAMAGLFAVWEGVERQPGLDAFAGGSAEPETKHHVSFTVLTTEPNELVADLHHRMAVLLAPEEYGTWLHGDADEAAALLDPYPADGMRAYPVSTAVNDPSNDGPMVVEPVDAEG, from the coding sequence ATGTGTGGACGGTACAGCCTGTTCGTCGACTCCGACGAGCTGGCGTCGGCGTTCGACGTCCGGGTCCCCGAGCGGTTCGAGCCGCGGTACAACGCCGCCCCGGGGCAGGACCTCCCGGTGATCCGGAGCGACGGCGACGACGAGCTGACGTACGCGAACTGGGGACTGGTCCCGTCGTGGGCCGACGACCCGGCCGACGCGAGCAAGCCCATCAACGCGCGCTGTGAGACCGTACGGGAGAAACCGACGTTCCGTGGGGCGTTCGAGTCGAACCCGGGGGGCGACGGTGGCGACGACGAGGCCACGGCCGGCCGTTGTCTCGTCCCCGCCGACGGCTTCTACGAGTGGGTCGAGACCGGTAGCGGCGGCAGCAAGCAGCCCTACCGGGTGACGATGCAGGACGACGAGCCGTTCGCGATGGCCGGCCTGTTCGCGGTCTGGGAGGGCGTCGAGCGCCAGCCCGGCCTCGACGCGTTCGCCGGCGGCTCGGCGGAGCCGGAGACGAAGCACCACGTCTCGTTCACCGTGCTGACGACGGAGCCGAACGAGCTGGTGGCGGACCTCCACCACCGGATGGCGGTGCTGCTCGCGCCCGAGGAGTACGGGACGTGGCTCCACGGCGACGCCGACGAGGCGGCGGCCCTGCTCGACCCGTATCCGGCCGACGGGATGCGGGCCTATCCGGTGTCGACGGCGGTGAACGACCCGTCGAACGACGGGCCGATGGTGGTCGAACCGGTCGACGCAGAGGGGTAG
- a CDS encoding sulfurtransferase, with protein MTDYAKDVLVSADWVEGHLDEFQSDDPAHRLVEVDVDTEAYDEGHAPGAIGFNWETQLQDQTTRDILTKADFEELLGSHGITEDSTVVLYGDNSNWFAAYTYWQFKYYGHDDVKLMDGGRDYWLEHDYPLTTDVPEFDAVEYTASGPRESIRAYREDVENAIERGVPLVDVRSPEEFTGEILAPPGLQETAQRGGHIPGAQNISWAAVTNDDGTFKTADEIKELYADKGIDGDSTTVAYCRIGERSSVAWFALHELLGYEDAINYDGSWTEWGNLVGAPIEKGDAE; from the coding sequence ATGACTGACTACGCGAAAGACGTGCTCGTCTCGGCCGACTGGGTCGAGGGGCACCTCGACGAGTTCCAGAGCGACGACCCCGCACACCGCCTCGTGGAGGTCGACGTGGACACCGAGGCGTACGACGAGGGCCACGCCCCCGGCGCCATCGGCTTCAACTGGGAGACACAGCTCCAGGACCAGACCACCCGCGACATCCTCACGAAGGCGGACTTCGAGGAGCTGCTCGGCAGCCACGGCATCACCGAGGACTCCACGGTCGTGCTGTACGGCGACAACTCGAACTGGTTCGCGGCGTACACCTACTGGCAGTTCAAGTACTACGGCCACGACGACGTGAAGCTCATGGACGGCGGCCGCGACTACTGGCTCGAACACGACTACCCGCTCACGACGGACGTGCCGGAGTTCGACGCCGTCGAGTACACCGCCAGCGGCCCGCGCGAGAGCATCCGCGCGTACCGCGAGGACGTCGAGAACGCCATCGAGCGCGGCGTCCCCCTCGTCGACGTGCGCTCGCCCGAGGAGTTCACGGGCGAGATCCTCGCGCCCCCGGGACTGCAGGAGACCGCCCAGCGCGGCGGCCACATCCCCGGCGCACAGAACATCTCGTGGGCGGCCGTGACGAACGACGACGGCACGTTCAAGACCGCCGACGAGATCAAGGAGCTGTACGCCGACAAGGGCATCGACGGCGACTCGACGACCGTCGCCTACTGCCGCATCGGCGAGCGCTCGTCGGTCGCCTGGTTCGCGCTCCACGAGCTGCTCGGCTACGAGGACGCCATCAACTACGACGGCTCCTGGACCGAGTGGGGCAATCTCGTGGGCGCACCCATCGAGAAGGGCGACGCGGAGTAG
- a CDS encoding sulfurtransferase: MTDVPRVVSREWLAAELDPVRVVDVRDAWEYEGIGHIPGAVSVPFDSFRDEEGDAPGTLPDVEDWNALLSRAGVANDDTLVVYDDTHGVFAARFVVTALAYGHDDVHLLDGDFSAWRLDHATESGSPNVEETEYEGRFDDDWPLVDAEDVLAALDTDAVLVDTREDWEYEEGHIPGAQLLDWREFVDEETRGLKPEAELRELLESRGITPDRRVILYCNTARRISHTYLVLDHLGYEDVSFFEGSLTEWETVDGPIETS, encoded by the coding sequence ATGACAGACGTGCCACGGGTGGTCTCCCGCGAGTGGCTCGCCGCCGAACTGGACCCGGTGCGAGTCGTCGACGTGCGCGACGCCTGGGAGTACGAGGGCATCGGCCACATCCCCGGTGCGGTGTCGGTCCCCTTCGACTCGTTCCGTGACGAGGAAGGCGACGCCCCCGGCACCCTCCCCGACGTCGAGGACTGGAACGCGCTGCTCTCCCGGGCGGGTGTCGCGAACGACGACACGCTCGTCGTCTACGACGACACCCACGGCGTGTTCGCCGCTCGGTTCGTCGTCACCGCACTTGCGTACGGACACGACGACGTCCACCTGCTCGACGGTGACTTCTCCGCGTGGCGACTCGACCACGCGACCGAGAGCGGGAGCCCGAACGTCGAGGAGACCGAGTACGAGGGCCGGTTCGACGACGACTGGCCGCTGGTCGACGCCGAGGACGTACTCGCCGCACTCGACACCGACGCGGTCCTCGTCGACACCCGGGAGGACTGGGAGTACGAGGAGGGCCACATCCCCGGCGCGCAGCTGCTCGACTGGCGCGAGTTCGTCGACGAGGAGACACGTGGACTGAAACCCGAGGCCGAGCTCAGGGAACTACTCGAGTCGCGCGGAATCACGCCCGACCGGCGGGTCATCCTCTACTGCAACACCGCCCGGCGCATCAGCCACACCTACCTCGTTCTCGACCACCTCGGCTACGAAGATGTCTCCTTCTTCGAGGGGAGCCTCACCGAGTGGGAGACCGTCGACGGCCCCATCGAGACCAGCTAG
- a CDS encoding AI-2E family transporter, producing MQLNRRLGLALVVVAAGALTWWVISEVFGTVFFALTVASVVLPLQKRLVGRGLPKYWAAVVTTGATFIGGVLVFSPLFVVAYLRREQLFGLVETLPETFSVVVFGQTYELSFEEMQAMVLDFLTVVLEDAARAAPDLSLKMLVFVMVLFGFLIGQDHAYRTALGVVPVEYRDAAQALHERTKDTLQAIYLLQIATAVGTFVMALPTFWALGYDYPVTMAVIAGVLQFLPVIGPSLLIGAVALYHLSVGDVDAAILMVIVGGVVIAYLPDAVIRPRLASMTADMPGSLYFVGFIGGLLTVGPVGVIMGPLAVALFTESVNQLSEEVPEVPVPEEQMPTDDEAEQTGDDGVGSDWTERVEGPPSDAGPDTDSAGPDGDTGSGSGANTNGGTDAGTASDDPSPSGHD from the coding sequence ATGCAGTTGAACCGCCGACTCGGACTCGCGCTGGTCGTCGTCGCCGCGGGGGCGCTCACCTGGTGGGTCATCTCCGAGGTGTTCGGCACGGTGTTCTTCGCGTTGACGGTGGCGAGCGTCGTGCTCCCGCTCCAGAAGCGACTGGTCGGGCGTGGCCTCCCGAAGTACTGGGCGGCGGTCGTCACCACCGGTGCCACCTTCATCGGTGGCGTGCTCGTGTTCTCGCCGCTGTTCGTGGTCGCGTACCTCCGTCGCGAGCAGCTGTTCGGACTCGTCGAGACGCTCCCGGAGACGTTCTCCGTGGTCGTCTTCGGGCAGACGTACGAGCTCTCCTTCGAGGAGATGCAGGCGATGGTGCTCGACTTTCTGACGGTGGTACTGGAGGACGCGGCACGCGCCGCGCCGGACCTCAGCCTGAAGATGCTCGTGTTCGTGATGGTCCTCTTCGGCTTCCTCATCGGACAGGACCACGCCTACCGGACCGCCCTCGGCGTGGTGCCCGTCGAGTACCGCGATGCGGCGCAGGCGCTCCACGAGCGCACGAAGGACACGTTGCAGGCGATCTACCTGCTCCAGATCGCCACGGCCGTCGGGACGTTCGTGATGGCGCTGCCGACGTTCTGGGCGCTGGGCTACGACTACCCCGTCACGATGGCGGTCATCGCGGGCGTCCTGCAGTTCCTCCCGGTCATCGGGCCGAGCCTGCTCATCGGCGCGGTCGCGCTCTATCACCTGAGCGTCGGCGACGTGGACGCGGCGATCCTCATGGTCATCGTCGGAGGCGTCGTCATCGCGTACCTGCCGGATGCAGTCATCAGGCCACGACTGGCGTCGATGACCGCCGACATGCCGGGCAGCCTCTACTTCGTCGGCTTCATCGGCGGCCTGCTCACGGTCGGCCCGGTCGGGGTCATCATGGGCCCCCTCGCCGTGGCGCTGTTCACCGAGAGCGTGAATCAGCTCTCCGAGGAGGTGCCCGAGGTTCCGGTGCCGGAAGAGCAGATGCCGACCGACGATGAAGCGGAACAGACTGGGGACGACGGCGTCGGGAGCGACTGGACCGAGAGGGTCGAGGGACCGCCGTCGGATGCCGGACCGGACACGGATAGCGCCGGGCCGGACGGTGATACCGGCTCCGGCAGCGGTGCCAACACGAACGGCGGAACAGATGCCGGGACCGCATCCGACGACCCGTCCCCGAGCGGCCACGACTAG